One halophilic archaeon DL31 genomic region harbors:
- a CDS encoding PAS/PAC sensor signal transduction histidine kinase (TIGRFAM: PAS~PFAM: ATP-binding region, ATPase-like; Signal transduction histidine kinase, subgroup 1, dimerisation/phosphoacceptor region; PAS fold~KEGG: hma:rrnAC0075 HTR-like protein~SMART: ATP-binding region, ATPase-like; Signal transduction histidine kinase, subgroup 1, dimerisation/phosphoacceptor region; PAS; PAC motif), producing the protein MPDYQELFEKIPDGITLHDAEDGSLLDANEQFGKMLGYSRDELLELNFEDLIADESPYTSERAEEYIRKAATEGPQTFEWRDKTKSGETIPVEVHLRQTTLDGQQRILAVVRDITDRKERERELKRKNERLEEFASVVSHDLRNPLTVAQGRLDLAREECDSDHLTVVARAHDRMETLIEDLLALAREGETTMELEDVALADVTARCWQNVETADATLYIDTTHTIRADHARLQQLLENLIRNAVEHGGTDVTVKIGALADGFYIEDNGPGIPEETRARVFEAGYTTADGGTGYGLQIVNEIAVAHGWEIDVTEANDGGARFEITGVTLRE; encoded by the coding sequence ATGCCAGATTACCAAGAACTCTTTGAGAAAATCCCTGATGGGATTACGCTCCACGACGCTGAGGACGGGTCCCTCCTCGACGCCAACGAGCAATTCGGGAAGATGCTTGGCTACAGCCGAGACGAACTTCTAGAATTGAATTTCGAAGATCTCATCGCTGATGAATCCCCCTATACGAGCGAGCGGGCAGAGGAATATATCCGGAAGGCAGCCACCGAGGGCCCCCAAACCTTCGAATGGCGTGATAAAACAAAATCCGGTGAGACCATCCCAGTCGAAGTCCACCTCCGACAGACGACCCTCGATGGTCAGCAACGCATTCTCGCAGTCGTGCGGGATATCACCGATCGCAAAGAACGAGAGCGGGAACTCAAACGCAAAAACGAACGTCTCGAAGAGTTCGCTAGCGTCGTTAGTCACGACCTCCGGAACCCGCTAACTGTCGCGCAGGGGCGACTTGACCTCGCCCGGGAAGAGTGTGACAGCGACCATCTCACTGTCGTCGCTCGAGCACACGACCGGATGGAGACGCTGATCGAGGATTTGCTGGCGCTTGCCCGCGAGGGAGAGACCACGATGGAACTGGAGGACGTGGCGCTCGCGGACGTCACCGCTCGTTGCTGGCAGAACGTCGAGACAGCGGATGCAACGCTTTACATCGACACGACGCACACAATTCGAGCCGATCACGCTCGCCTCCAGCAGTTGCTCGAGAACCTCATTCGGAATGCAGTCGAACATGGAGGCACAGATGTAACGGTTAAGATCGGTGCTCTTGCCGACGGATTCTACATCGAGGATAACGGCCCGGGAATTCCCGAGGAAACACGCGCTCGAGTATTCGAAGCGGGCTACACCACAGCCGACGGGGGAACAGGGTACGGACTCCAAATCGTCAACGAAATCGCCGTTGCCCACGGGTGGGAGATCGATGTAACTGAGGCTAATGATGGGGGTGCCCGCTTTGAGATCACAGGTGTCACCCTGCGGGAGTGA
- a CDS encoding restriction endonuclease (PFAM: Restriction endonuclease, type IV-like, Mrr~KEGG: hsl:OE5413F restriction system mrr-like protein), which produces MAVLDDLSGFEFEDVMEDVFRNLGYENVRKADRTADEGRDVIMEEVVDGTQRAIIVECKHTGTVGRPVVQKLHSAIATFDFDGPKRGMVATTGRFTNPAQEYATRLQQNDDPHPIELLDGEDLRKIADEIGLDLYNGRIEILCDETLRPYDPAADVDAPVAEAFCDIENIEAADLPTPCSEATFRPVVAVTADTNAVFETSVGVIHRINERTRFVVHAERGQPQVAADGVATLVTENLHATVDLDIDRFGEVFDEVQERRFGQTQTEYKEWAVDRLQDHHTTTVTYTGDNNVTYNKTCEPNRSDISVQSIEPVYLPEVRHTTDIQEYTYPYEYYAAGPSRVTAEDGIHRCVHCETSGVDETYTYCPSCGAIACTSHTKTERLKQEPVCTGCAVTERFALKTKYFYDEENLEAFREEYAAMPIHEKAMENKVLAGGGVVATLLTLIGLLIIGGVI; this is translated from the coding sequence ATGGCTGTACTGGACGACCTCTCCGGGTTCGAATTCGAGGACGTGATGGAAGACGTCTTCCGGAACCTCGGCTACGAGAACGTCCGCAAGGCCGATCGAACCGCCGACGAGGGACGCGACGTCATTATGGAGGAGGTCGTCGACGGGACTCAGCGCGCGATCATCGTCGAGTGTAAGCACACCGGGACGGTCGGACGGCCGGTCGTCCAGAAGCTCCACTCGGCGATTGCGACGTTCGACTTCGACGGCCCGAAGCGTGGGATGGTCGCCACCACCGGCCGGTTCACGAATCCTGCTCAGGAGTACGCGACCCGTCTCCAGCAGAACGATGACCCGCATCCCATCGAGCTGCTCGACGGCGAGGATCTGCGGAAGATTGCCGACGAGATCGGCCTCGACCTCTACAACGGTCGTATCGAGATTCTCTGCGACGAGACGCTCCGTCCCTACGACCCGGCCGCCGACGTCGACGCGCCCGTCGCGGAGGCGTTCTGCGACATCGAGAACATCGAAGCCGCCGACCTGCCGACGCCCTGCTCAGAAGCGACGTTTCGACCGGTCGTGGCAGTCACCGCCGACACGAACGCGGTCTTCGAAACGTCGGTCGGCGTCATCCACCGGATCAACGAACGGACGCGGTTCGTCGTACATGCCGAGCGGGGGCAGCCGCAGGTCGCTGCCGACGGCGTTGCGACGTTGGTCACGGAGAACCTCCACGCGACGGTCGACCTGGACATCGACCGCTTCGGCGAGGTGTTTGACGAGGTCCAAGAGCGTCGGTTCGGGCAAACCCAAACCGAGTACAAGGAGTGGGCCGTCGACCGGCTCCAAGATCACCACACGACGACGGTGACCTATACCGGCGACAACAACGTCACGTACAACAAGACCTGCGAGCCGAACCGCTCGGACATCTCGGTCCAGTCGATCGAACCGGTCTATCTCCCCGAAGTTCGGCACACCACCGACATCCAGGAGTACACCTACCCCTATGAGTACTACGCGGCGGGCCCCTCCCGGGTCACTGCCGAGGACGGCATCCATCGGTGCGTCCACTGCGAGACCAGCGGCGTCGACGAGACGTACACGTACTGTCCCAGCTGCGGGGCGATCGCCTGCACCAGCCACACCAAGACCGAACGGCTTAAGCAGGAGCCGGTCTGTACGGGCTGTGCGGTAACTGAGCGGTTCGCGCTAAAGACGAAGTATTTCTACGACGAGGAGAACCTCGAGGCGTTCCGCGAGGAGTACGCCGCGATGCCGATCCACGAGAAGGCGATGGAGAACAAGGTCCTCGCTGGCGGTGGCGTCGTCGCGACGCTGTTGACCCTTATTGGCCTCCTCATCATCGGCGGCGTCATCTGA
- a CDS encoding hypothetical protein (KEGG: hla:Hlac_3008 hypothetical protein), giving the protein MTVFSGSEAIRAFLEEFDSWLSESVTVYLLGGSAMTVHGLKDQTEDIDLALGVVSEFEHVYQTLTSQGFVVVGEPTKSFEGVGKTVELHHKERGFQIDLFERQVVGKVWITDRMHDRAEEFWTGRHATAHILSDEDMFLLKAVSGGDLGSGRRRDIEDMRTYAQRGLDYEVILTEIDDQRPFNTGSTEARQIRERSHPLFAIEIAVNSLSGLPDTFIDRIEAFATAFEIEYTVLKAVDEGINGVEAIQERALANVRALSGDQEDAVDDAIERLVTKDILEHDGETVRLR; this is encoded by the coding sequence ATGACTGTATTTAGTGGCAGCGAGGCAATCAGGGCGTTTCTCGAAGAGTTCGATAGTTGGCTATCAGAGTCCGTAACTGTGTATCTCCTTGGGGGATCGGCGATGACAGTTCACGGGTTAAAAGACCAGACGGAGGATATCGACCTCGCACTAGGTGTGGTATCTGAGTTCGAACACGTCTATCAGACGCTCACGTCGCAAGGGTTCGTAGTGGTCGGCGAGCCAACTAAGTCGTTTGAGGGTGTCGGGAAAACTGTCGAGCTGCATCACAAGGAGCGCGGCTTCCAGATTGACCTCTTCGAACGGCAGGTCGTCGGGAAAGTGTGGATCACCGACCGAATGCACGACCGGGCTGAAGAGTTCTGGACCGGCCGGCACGCAACAGCACACATCCTCTCCGATGAGGATATGTTCCTGCTGAAAGCAGTCTCCGGCGGAGACCTGGGAAGTGGCCGGCGCCGCGACATCGAAGATATGCGAACGTACGCCCAGCGTGGGCTGGACTACGAGGTGATTCTGACGGAGATCGACGACCAGCGACCGTTCAATACCGGCTCCACTGAAGCACGACAGATCCGTGAGCGCTCCCACCCGCTGTTCGCAATCGAAATAGCGGTGAACTCATTGTCCGGGCTTCCGGATACGTTCATCGACCGTATCGAAGCGTTCGCGACAGCGTTCGAGATCGAATACACCGTCTTGAAGGCTGTTGACGAGGGTATCAACGGCGTCGAAGCAATTCAAGAGCGGGCGCTCGCGAATGTGCGGGCGCTTTCTGGCGATCAAGAAGACGCCGTCGACGACGCGATTGAGCGACTGGTCACGAAGGATATTCTCGAGCATGATGGGGAAACGGTTCGACTTCGGTGA
- a CDS encoding hypothetical protein (KEGG: hla:Hlac_3009 hypothetical protein), translating into MLTKAGLAVIDALSTGREATAADLAMETEYSQTHLYDVLDELLESGVLVEHRGPNNQRQVSLTDHPVIEAYRGLRSELGHVNWPDLLSPATLRVCWYLDEPRRVSEVGERLDITRQGVHKALSPLKHRAMLSPSGPEYALSEDLSLLLTFARAVVQHEHRSCVRGLAPSATVEWCDPKRALVRVQTAEDTEALEAATDWQLTGLARFAEYGLQFFLAGEPAFWYAPDGELTPAHVVCHTLVLDSGSRRVSYAMLLIETLDIDQETLTETAQWYDLESTVTAMYRPLQGEFDTSDDLPVVLPSEAEFRALKEQYGVA; encoded by the coding sequence ATGCTCACTAAGGCCGGACTCGCCGTCATCGACGCGTTGAGCACCGGCCGGGAAGCGACAGCAGCTGATCTCGCGATGGAAACCGAGTATTCGCAGACCCACCTCTACGACGTACTCGACGAGCTACTCGAATCGGGGGTGCTCGTCGAACACCGTGGACCAAACAACCAGCGGCAGGTCTCCCTCACTGACCATCCAGTCATCGAAGCGTACCGGGGCCTTCGGTCCGAACTCGGACACGTCAATTGGCCCGACCTTCTCTCGCCGGCCACACTCCGCGTGTGCTGGTATCTCGACGAGCCTCGACGTGTATCTGAGGTTGGCGAGCGGCTCGATATTACTCGGCAAGGCGTCCACAAGGCGCTGTCACCGCTCAAGCATCGTGCGATGCTGTCCCCCTCCGGCCCGGAGTACGCGTTGAGTGAGGACCTCTCGCTGCTGCTGACGTTCGCTCGTGCAGTCGTACAACACGAGCACCGGTCGTGCGTCCGAGGGCTTGCACCGAGTGCGACCGTTGAATGGTGTGATCCGAAGCGAGCACTCGTCCGCGTGCAGACAGCCGAGGATACGGAGGCACTCGAGGCCGCCACCGACTGGCAACTGACCGGGCTTGCTCGGTTTGCAGAGTATGGCCTGCAGTTCTTCCTCGCCGGCGAACCCGCGTTCTGGTATGCACCCGACGGGGAACTCACACCTGCCCACGTAGTGTGTCATACTCTCGTCCTCGATAGCGGCTCCCGCCGCGTCAGCTATGCGATGCTCCTGATCGAGACGCTGGATATCGACCAAGAGACGCTAACAGAGACTGCGCAGTGGTACGACCTGGAGTCGACGGTGACTGCGATGTATCGGCCACTCCAAGGAGAGTTCGACACCTCAGACGACCTTCCTGTCGTCCTCCCGAGTGAAGCAGAATTCAGGGCGCTCAAAGAGCAGTACGGAGTCGCATGA
- a CDS encoding hypothetical protein (KEGG: hma:pNG6140 hypothetical protein) — translation MSLEIIDRHSEALFEFLWCPVCGHEVFSHIPFEGVFCKHCNTQVELQESRETRGYEEAVLACFDTHSTWNLHIEEKLRRDLPDGSARVKILGAPGAYEVDWWSPEVGEDWEPIERGEFDDVEEPDEVSHLA, via the coding sequence ATGAGTTTGGAAATCATCGACCGCCACAGCGAAGCACTGTTCGAGTTCCTCTGGTGTCCGGTCTGCGGGCACGAGGTGTTCAGCCACATCCCCTTCGAGGGCGTGTTCTGCAAGCACTGCAACACGCAGGTCGAACTCCAAGAGTCCCGAGAGACACGCGGCTACGAGGAGGCCGTCCTCGCCTGCTTCGACACCCACTCAACGTGGAACCTCCACATCGAGGAGAAGTTGCGTCGCGACCTGCCCGACGGGTCGGCGCGAGTGAAGATTCTCGGCGCACCGGGCGCCTACGAGGTCGACTGGTGGAGTCCGGAGGTGGGTGAGGACTGGGAGCCCATCGAGCGCGGCGAGTTCGACGACGTCGAGGAGCCTGACGAGGTGTCGCATCTGGCTTAG
- a CDS encoding hypothetical protein (KEGG: hma:pNG6139 hypothetical protein) → MSQITNWRRESRTPALEYRNTETGARAVLHRAPDSYRYKWRGAILVDGYPVWSRGYETKETTRFRDMLRKRPAPELNCPECPNDDVVVGQKSADGANVQRWFDCPDCGYEGRSKIVYGAER, encoded by the coding sequence ATGTCCCAGATTACAAACTGGCGACGGGAGAGCCGTACGCCCGCGCTCGAGTATCGGAACACGGAGACCGGTGCCCGAGCCGTTTTGCATCGAGCACCGGATTCCTACCGGTACAAGTGGCGTGGGGCAATCCTCGTCGACGGCTACCCGGTGTGGTCGCGGGGGTACGAGACGAAAGAGACGACCAGATTCCGGGACATGCTCCGAAAGAGGCCAGCGCCCGAGCTGAACTGTCCGGAGTGTCCGAACGACGACGTTGTCGTCGGCCAGAAGTCAGCTGATGGCGCGAACGTGCAGCGGTGGTTCGACTGTCCCGACTGTGGCTACGAAGGTCGTTCGAAAATCGTCTACGGCGCTGAACGGTGA
- a CDS encoding hypothetical protein (KEGG: hsl:OE6256R hypothetical protein) has product MVIYTLVEASTEDDALATGKTVFDRLVGAVPPAGAIFDYYVAFDDEETSVAGSARWGDLPVAAPVDSDEGRELLERGWEATEEEFQRNLDRVKEALDEFSDEEIMHDEDLARHAFHQVGAYDGPSVFLYDEYGSGIRHHGQLDRLLDESDDLWIVPADVHF; this is encoded by the coding sequence ATGGTCATTTACACGCTTGTAGAGGCATCGACAGAAGACGACGCACTCGCCACCGGAAAGACGGTGTTCGATCGACTCGTCGGCGCCGTGCCACCCGCTGGCGCTATCTTCGATTACTACGTCGCGTTCGATGACGAAGAGACATCAGTCGCCGGCTCGGCCCGATGGGGCGACCTGCCGGTCGCGGCACCTGTGGACTCCGATGAAGGCAGAGAGCTGCTTGAACGCGGTTGGGAGGCAACCGAAGAGGAGTTCCAGCGGAATCTCGACCGCGTGAAGGAGGCACTCGACGAATTCAGCGACGAAGAGATTATGCACGACGAAGATCTTGCCCGGCACGCCTTCCACCAGGTCGGCGCGTACGACGGCCCCTCTGTGTTCCTGTACGACGAATACGGGAGCGGGATTCGGCATCACGGCCAGCTGGACCGACTCCTCGACGAGAGTGACGATCTCTGGATCGTGCCCGCCGACGTCCATTTCTAA
- a CDS encoding hypothetical protein (KEGG: hsl:OE6259R hypothetical protein): MSKESTDDPFEDCELGPKAILGTRTFEDVLFTDDTETPVNVLTGETPEHSQATVDEARAFAAGIDTETPQIVLSASVETQFETASKPYTAAAFFHFKATGSLKRHRAYHAVYESDAFGVAFEADYETGDLTFTVEEVSESEHDDS, from the coding sequence ATGTCCAAAGAATCTACCGACGACCCGTTCGAAGACTGTGAGCTAGGGCCCAAGGCGATCCTCGGGACCCGAACCTTCGAAGACGTCCTGTTCACCGACGACACGGAGACGCCCGTGAACGTCCTGACCGGTGAGACGCCCGAGCATTCGCAAGCCACCGTCGACGAGGCTCGAGCCTTCGCCGCCGGGATCGACACCGAAACGCCCCAGATCGTCCTGTCGGCATCGGTCGAAACACAGTTCGAGACCGCGAGCAAACCGTACACGGCAGCGGCGTTCTTCCACTTCAAGGCGACAGGATCGCTCAAACGCCACCGCGCCTACCACGCCGTCTACGAGTCGGATGCGTTCGGGGTTGCGTTCGAGGCGGACTACGAAACCGGTGATCTGACGTTCACCGTCGAGGAAGTGAGTGAATCAGAACACGACGACAGCTAG
- a CDS encoding hypothetical protein (KEGG: hwa:HQ2138A hypothetical protein), with the protein MATLQAATTSTGALVSDPQAVRQLCENHCFGTLNWEVDDDGKLVIWGYDSFEVYEARENGLPDYDGGIVTHEFLRSLAEYLEPDEEFDIQTAGFTKCRFPVLAKRYVVRKHEVLYADLSGLEPIDK; encoded by the coding sequence ATGGCAACACTCCAAGCTGCGACGACATCGACCGGCGCGCTCGTATCGGACCCACAGGCCGTCCGCCAGCTCTGTGAGAATCACTGCTTCGGGACGCTCAACTGGGAGGTAGACGACGACGGCAAACTCGTCATCTGGGGCTACGACAGTTTCGAGGTGTACGAGGCCCGTGAGAACGGTCTTCCCGATTACGACGGTGGCATCGTCACCCACGAGTTCCTCCGGTCGCTTGCGGAGTATCTCGAACCAGACGAAGAATTCGACATCCAGACAGCCGGGTTCACCAAGTGTCGATTCCCGGTGCTCGCCAAACGGTACGTCGTTCGCAAGCACGAGGTTCTGTACGCGGACCTCAGCGGCCTCGAGCCGATCGACAAGTAG
- a CDS encoding hypothetical protein (KEGG: hvo:HVO_A0454 hypothetical protein) has translation MDPRDTPGYRMHCALSNLTSIEDDQLEPADRERITTAVTLLEQVSLLSRPEATEDGDAHGEY, from the coding sequence ATGGACCCACGAGACACCCCCGGCTACCGAATGCACTGCGCGCTCAGCAACCTCACCAGTATCGAGGACGACCAATTGGAGCCCGCTGATCGAGAGCGAATCACCACAGCGGTAACACTCCTCGAGCAGGTGAGTCTCCTTAGCCGACCCGAAGCGACAGAGGACGGTGACGCCCACGGAGAGTACTGA
- a CDS encoding hypothetical protein (KEGG: hvo:HVO_A0453 hypothetical protein) — MTDQYVDYEELRPIGEATHVPDDQLASGGEPRRQRSGGGDVRYPDDPTAAVTECDSCGASIPTGQSKCRFCLTNHLEGADDQDTSAPGWSFLHIVQMLVEASTFYGAVAKGSAAATLLSKSESDPAVDDCQLIYDLDEAPAPQLTDQWPSLPSATRVTSDCGSQLLATARNRTTWTETTQSCHDSDHATFLYDETGSGILRKDRLASLREDANDDVWLVPAIALQQSVAETGTEHPRRERPNRESLECRECGRDTEHRFREFETVPDDEWAGQPMWDCQRCGTPRYGPEPEAGQ, encoded by the coding sequence ATGACCGATCAGTACGTCGACTACGAAGAGCTCCGCCCCATCGGCGAAGCGACCCACGTTCCCGACGACCAACTCGCCAGTGGTGGTGAGCCACGGCGGCAGCGATCTGGTGGCGGCGACGTGAGATATCCAGACGACCCGACAGCAGCTGTGACCGAGTGCGATTCCTGTGGGGCGTCGATCCCCACCGGCCAGTCGAAGTGCCGGTTCTGTCTCACGAATCATCTCGAGGGAGCCGACGACCAGGACACGTCGGCCCCCGGTTGGTCGTTCCTCCACATCGTCCAGATGCTGGTCGAGGCGTCGACATTCTACGGCGCCGTCGCAAAGGGATCTGCTGCGGCCACTCTCCTTTCGAAGTCGGAGTCCGATCCCGCGGTCGACGACTGCCAGCTCATCTATGATCTCGACGAGGCGCCTGCCCCGCAGCTTACCGACCAGTGGCCCTCGCTCCCCTCGGCGACACGGGTCACATCCGACTGTGGTTCCCAGCTGCTCGCGACCGCTCGTAACCGAACAACGTGGACAGAAACGACGCAGTCGTGTCACGACAGCGATCACGCGACGTTCCTCTACGACGAAACCGGGAGTGGGATTCTGAGAAAAGATCGTCTTGCGAGCCTTCGTGAGGACGCCAACGACGACGTCTGGCTGGTGCCAGCGATTGCGCTCCAGCAATCCGTCGCAGAGACCGGTACCGAACACCCACGGCGCGAGCGACCGAACAGAGAGTCCCTTGAGTGTCGGGAGTGCGGCCGGGATACCGAGCATCGATTCCGTGAATTCGAGACCGTCCCCGATGACGAGTGGGCCGGGCAGCCCATGTGGGACTGTCAGCGGTGCGGCACGCCCCGCTACGGGCCCGAACCCGAAGCCGGTCAGTAG
- a CDS encoding Transcription initiation factor IIB (HAMAP: Transcription initiation factor IIB~PFAM: Transcription factor TFIIB, cyclin-related; Zinc finger, TFIIB-type~KEGG: hsl:OE6140R transcription initiation factor TFB~SMART: Cyclin), with product MATRETYTTAFGEDVQTDSSTNQCPECDGRVTTNAVETVCEDCGLVIDEQRIDHGPEWRTFDEDECKRTGAPLTAARHDRGLSTEIGRRTDANGNELSSQKQRRLWRLRREQSRGRFQSKAERNLAHGLGEVRRISSALELSETLRDQACRLFRSAQNEDFLRGRSIEAMAAASIYGACRCNGRPRTLNEVTDSARVEDSRITNAYTTLNTELGLPAQPVTPSAFVPRLASELDVSDQLRQRARRLAEASEATGATTGVRPSGFAAACLYKAGREQGRRLTQSDVAEVANVSPVTVRTHRDALDELAV from the coding sequence ATGGCAACCAGAGAAACCTACACGACGGCATTCGGCGAAGACGTACAGACTGACTCCAGCACGAACCAGTGCCCCGAGTGCGACGGTCGAGTTACTACCAACGCGGTTGAAACTGTCTGCGAGGATTGTGGCCTCGTCATCGACGAGCAGCGAATCGATCACGGGCCCGAGTGGCGAACATTCGATGAAGATGAGTGCAAGCGGACGGGCGCTCCACTCACAGCGGCGCGGCACGATCGGGGGTTGTCGACGGAGATCGGCCGCAGGACCGACGCGAACGGGAACGAACTCTCCAGCCAGAAGCAACGCCGGTTGTGGCGGCTGCGACGTGAACAGAGTCGGGGGCGGTTTCAGTCGAAAGCTGAGCGCAACCTCGCACACGGGCTCGGTGAAGTCCGCCGGATCAGTAGTGCGCTCGAGCTATCCGAGACGCTTCGTGACCAGGCCTGTCGGCTCTTCCGGAGCGCCCAGAACGAGGACTTCCTCCGCGGGCGGTCGATCGAAGCGATGGCCGCCGCGAGCATCTACGGGGCGTGTCGCTGTAACGGGCGACCGCGAACGCTCAACGAAGTCACCGATTCAGCGCGCGTCGAGGACTCGCGGATCACTAACGCGTACACGACGCTGAACACGGAGCTCGGCCTACCGGCCCAGCCCGTGACGCCCAGTGCGTTTGTCCCGCGATTGGCGTCGGAGCTCGATGTCTCCGACCAGCTCCGGCAGCGGGCCCGGCGGTTGGCCGAAGCGTCCGAAGCAACCGGAGCCACCACGGGGGTTCGGCCGTCTGGATTTGCCGCAGCCTGCCTGTACAAGGCTGGACGCGAACAGGGACGACGGCTTACCCAGTCGGATGTCGCGGAGGTAGCGAACGTCTCACCAGTCACCGTTCGGACCCACCGCGACGCGCTGGACGAACTGGCTGTGTAA